GATCATCCTCGATCTGTTCGCCGGGCCCGGCGGCTGGAGCCACGCGCTCACCGTCCTCGGCGCGCGGGACATCGGCCTGGAGTGGGACGAGTGGGCCTGCAAGACCCGGGCCATGGCAGGGCAGTTGACGATCAGGACCGATGTCGCCCGCTATCCGACGTGGATCTTCTCCGGCCGGATCCTCGGGCTGATTGCCTCCCCTCCGTGTCAGGCATGGAGCATGGCCGGCAAGCGGCTCGGCCTGGTCGACCAGCCGCTCGTCCACCAGGCCGTCGCCGACCTCGCGGCCGGACGCGACACCCGCGAGCAGCTGCTCGCCGCGTGCGCCGACGAACGCTCTCTCCTGGCGGCCGAGCCCATGCGCTACCTGCACGCCCTGAACACCGTGGGCGAGCCCGAGTGGGTGGCCATGGAAGAGGTCCCCGACGTTCTGCCGTTGTGGAAGCAGTACGCGGCCATCCTGCGCACCTGGGGCTTCTCGGTGTGGGTCGGCATTCTCAACGCCGCCGACTACGGTGTCCCGCAGACGCGGCGGAGGGCGCTCCTGCTCGCCTCCCGGGTACGGATCGCCGAGCCCCCACCTCCCACGCATGCACAACTGGCCGAGCCGGAAAGCCTGTTCGGGCCCGGCCGTGCCCGCTGGGTGTCCATGGCGGAGGCTCTGGGCTGGGGCGCCACCGACCGGCCCGTGCCCACTGTGTGCGCGGGCGGCGGACCAGGAGGCGGCCCAGAACCCTTCCCCTCCGGCTCCCGCAAGACCCTCACCGACGCACGCGCCCGCGGCACCTGGGCAGCCCGCCCCGACTCCGAGATCGTCCTGGCCTCCCAGCGAGAGGGCTCCGGCTGGACCGCCCGGCACGGCGCCCGCGACAACCGCCCCGCAGACGCTCCAACCCCCACGTTCACTGCCGAGGCGCACCGCTGGTCGTGGTCACTGCGCAGCAACAACCAGACCAACGCCACCATCCGCCGGTCCAACGAACCCGCCGGCACGCTCTTCTTCGGCCACCGAGCCAACGAGTGCACCTGGGTCGCCGAACCCACCGTCGAGGCAGCGGGGTCGACACCGGAGCCGATCAAGATCACCGCCCGGGAAGCGGGTGTGCTGCAGAGCTTCCCCGCCGACTATCCGTGGCAAGGCAACAAGGGCCAGATGTTCTCGCAGATCGGCAACGCCGTCCCCCCTCGCCTGGCCGCACACCTGCTCGCCCCGCACCTCAACAAGCCCTTCAACCCTGCTGACTTCACTCTCGCCGCCTGATGCCCCACACCCCCGATCCCCATGACGACGACGGCCTCGACCGCGTCCCGGCGCCGAAGCCCGTGCACTACGCCGAGCAGGCCCTGCTCGGCGCCCTCCTCCTCGAGCCTGCGCGTCTGGCCGACACCGAGCCGCTGATCGCCCACCACTTCGACAGCCACACCCAC
The DNA window shown above is from Streptomyces akebiae and carries:
- a CDS encoding DNA cytosine methyltransferase, encoding MILDLFAGPGGWSHALTVLGARDIGLEWDEWACKTRAMAGQLTIRTDVARYPTWIFSGRILGLIASPPCQAWSMAGKRLGLVDQPLVHQAVADLAAGRDTREQLLAACADERSLLAAEPMRYLHALNTVGEPEWVAMEEVPDVLPLWKQYAAILRTWGFSVWVGILNAADYGVPQTRRRALLLASRVRIAEPPPPTHAQLAEPESLFGPGRARWVSMAEALGWGATDRPVPTVCAGGGPGGGPEPFPSGSRKTLTDARARGTWAARPDSEIVLASQREGSGWTARHGARDNRPADAPTPTFTAEAHRWSWSLRSNNQTNATIRRSNEPAGTLFFGHRANECTWVAEPTVEAAGSTPEPIKITAREAGVLQSFPADYPWQGNKGQMFSQIGNAVPPRLAAHLLAPHLNKPFNPADFTLAA